One uncultured Alphaproteobacteria bacterium genomic region harbors:
- a CDS encoding MotA/TolQ/ExbB proton channel family protein — MQSPSRYLRRMALFLAAVAVAAAVTFPILAHAFMVNPALNGLICGVVLVGVLYEFRQVLALAPELRWAEAFQKQQVQLSGAPEPRLLAPAARMFADRPEGRRFVLSPQATRSLLDSLSDRLDETRDISRYFTGLTIFLGLLGTFWGLMETVRTIGGVIADLQIAGGDITQVFADLKAGLEAPLAGMGTAFSSSLLGLSGSLVIGFLDLQLGQAQNSFFNQIEDWMSGATKATAGAGPVGDGDGSVPAYIGALLEQTAESLTELQRLTSRGDESSLAAMREIRELGQRLDLLTEHMHTQQQVMLKLAENQSSLLQGVHALAKAEGGLDADTRNALKALPRAVENGLAAVLDEMTRGRSELSRDVRSEIKVLARTIAAVAEAGKTGREP, encoded by the coding sequence ATGCAGTCTCCGAGCCGCTACCTTCGCCGCATGGCGCTGTTCCTCGCCGCCGTGGCCGTCGCCGCGGCGGTGACGTTTCCGATTCTCGCCCATGCGTTCATGGTCAACCCGGCGCTCAACGGCTTGATCTGCGGCGTGGTTCTGGTGGGCGTGCTCTACGAGTTCCGCCAGGTTCTGGCGCTCGCGCCGGAGCTGCGCTGGGCCGAAGCGTTCCAGAAGCAGCAGGTGCAGCTTTCGGGGGCGCCGGAGCCCCGCCTCCTCGCCCCGGCGGCGCGAATGTTCGCCGACCGCCCCGAAGGACGGCGCTTCGTGCTGTCGCCGCAGGCGACCCGTTCGCTGCTCGATAGCCTCTCCGACCGCCTCGACGAAACCCGCGACATCTCGCGCTACTTCACCGGACTGACGATCTTTCTCGGCCTGCTCGGCACCTTCTGGGGGCTGATGGAAACGGTGCGGACGATCGGCGGCGTGATCGCCGACCTGCAGATCGCCGGCGGCGACATCACCCAGGTGTTCGCCGACCTCAAGGCCGGGCTCGAAGCGCCGCTCGCGGGCATGGGCACGGCGTTTTCCTCCTCCCTGCTCGGTCTCTCGGGCTCGCTGGTGATCGGCTTCCTCGATCTTCAGCTCGGACAGGCGCAGAACTCGTTCTTCAACCAGATCGAGGACTGGATGTCGGGCGCCACCAAGGCCACCGCGGGCGCAGGCCCGGTCGGCGACGGCGACGGCTCGGTGCCCGCCTACATCGGTGCGCTGCTGGAGCAGACCGCGGAGAGCCTCACCGAGCTTCAGCGCCTCACCAGCCGCGGCGACGAAAGCTCGCTGGCGGCGATGCGCGAGATCCGCGAACTCGGGCAGCGCCTCGACCTCCTCACCGAGCACATGCACACCCAGCAGCAGGTGATGCTCAAGCTCGCCGAGAACCAGTCGTCGCTGCTGCAGGGCGTGCACGCCCTCGCCAAAGCCGAAGGTGGCCTCGACGCCGACACCCGCAACGCGCTGAAGGCGCTGCCGCGCGCGGTCGAAAACGGCCTCGCCGCGGTGCTCGACGAGATGACCCGCGGCCGCTCCGAGCTCTCCCGCGACGTGCGTTCCGAAATCAAGGTGCTGGCGCGCACCATCGCCGCGGTCGCCGAGGCGGGCAAGACGGGACGCGAACCATGA
- a CDS encoding Phosphate starvation-inducible protein PhoH, predicted ATPase, which translates to MGKPQRSRRISPTAMHGFDNVQPLSPTDSCWSPLDDDRRDQSFRRHVRPYNDNQRLLMESIESHPITFALGPAGTGKTYLAIAAACEAFEDGRVARILLSRPAVEAGENLGYLPGGLEDKLLPYLRPLYDALNDRLGARKLKALLADGSIEIAPVAFMRGRTLNNAFIIVDEAQNCTYGQIKMLLTRLGWHSTMVITGDPDQSDLLPGMSGLTDVSRRLEPLDGVAQVHLTEADVVRHPLVASMIPYL; encoded by the coding sequence ATGGGTAAGCCGCAACGCAGCCGCAGGATTTCGCCGACCGCGATGCACGGATTCGACAACGTCCAACCCCTGTCGCCCACCGATTCGTGCTGGAGCCCGCTCGACGACGACCGCCGCGACCAGAGCTTCCGCCGCCACGTCCGCCCCTACAACGACAACCAGCGCCTGCTGATGGAGAGCATCGAAAGCCACCCGATCACCTTCGCCCTCGGCCCGGCGGGCACCGGCAAGACCTACCTCGCGATCGCCGCCGCATGCGAGGCGTTCGAGGATGGACGGGTGGCGCGCATCCTGCTGTCGCGCCCGGCGGTCGAGGCGGGCGAAAATCTCGGCTACCTGCCGGGCGGTCTGGAGGACAAGCTGCTGCCCTACCTCCGTCCGCTCTACGATGCGCTCAACGACCGGCTCGGCGCGCGCAAGCTCAAGGCCCTGCTCGCCGACGGCTCGATCGAGATCGCGCCGGTGGCGTTCATGCGCGGCCGCACCCTCAACAACGCGTTCATCATCGTCGACGAGGCGCAGAACTGCACCTACGGGCAGATCAAGATGCTGCTCACCCGCCTCGGCTGGCACTCGACGATGGTGATCACCGGCGACCCGGATCAGTCGGACCTGCTGCCCGGGATGTCGGGCCTCACCGACGTCTCCCGCCGCCTCGAACCGCTCGACGGCGTCGCGCAGGTCCACCTCACCGAGGCCGACGTGGTGCGCCACCCCCTGGTGGCGAGCATGATCCCGTACCTATAG
- a CDS encoding Truncated possibly inactive lysyl-tRNA synthetase, producing MTESWWTPERLAARLPNLETRARVLRALRAHFEAWGFAEVETPILQVCPGMEPHLRVFDTMLEDAFGDACARRYLHTSPEFAMKKLLVAGVPKLFQFARVFRNGETSPTHHPEFTMLEWYRAGADYAALMDDCAALLADAAAAAGREEAAFRGVRCSLVAPPERLSVAEAFARHAGIDLMAVLADQDAAEPDPAPLAAEARRVGISVSPSDRWEDVFFKVMLDRVEPNLGRGRPTVLFDYPVCQAALSRRKPGEPRLAERFELYVAGVELANGFSELTDAAEQERRFRADAALKRRLYATEVPIDRDFLDALAFGMPESAGIAMGFDRLAMLCCGADDVESVLWAPVR from the coding sequence ATGACCGAATCCTGGTGGACGCCCGAGCGCCTGGCCGCCCGGCTGCCCAACCTCGAAACCCGCGCGCGGGTCCTGCGGGCGCTGCGGGCGCACTTCGAAGCCTGGGGCTTCGCCGAAGTGGAGACGCCGATTCTCCAGGTGTGCCCGGGCATGGAGCCGCATCTGCGGGTGTTCGACACGATGCTGGAGGACGCCTTCGGCGACGCCTGCGCGCGGCGCTACCTCCACACCTCGCCCGAATTCGCGATGAAGAAGCTGCTGGTTGCAGGGGTGCCGAAGCTCTTCCAGTTCGCGCGGGTGTTCCGCAATGGCGAGACCTCGCCGACCCATCACCCCGAGTTCACCATGCTCGAATGGTATCGCGCCGGTGCCGATTACGCCGCGTTGATGGACGACTGCGCCGCGCTGCTGGCCGACGCGGCGGCGGCGGCGGGGCGGGAGGAGGCGGCGTTCCGTGGCGTGCGGTGCTCGCTCGTCGCCCCGCCCGAGCGTTTGAGCGTGGCCGAGGCGTTCGCCCGACATGCCGGGATCGACCTGATGGCGGTGCTCGCCGACCAGGACGCCGCCGAGCCGGATCCCGCGCCGCTCGCCGCCGAGGCGCGCCGCGTCGGCATCTCGGTCTCGCCCTCCGACCGCTGGGAGGACGTGTTCTTCAAGGTGATGCTCGACCGCGTCGAGCCGAACCTCGGGCGCGGGCGACCGACCGTGCTGTTCGACTATCCGGTCTGCCAGGCCGCGCTCTCCCGCCGCAAGCCGGGCGAGCCGCGCCTCGCCGAGCGGTTCGAGCTCTACGTCGCCGGGGTCGAACTCGCCAACGGCTTTTCCGAACTCACCGATGCCGCCGAGCAGGAGCGCCGCTTCCGCGCCGACGCCGCGCTCAAGCGCAGGCTCTACGCCACCGAGGTGCCGATCGACCGCGATTTTCTCGACGCGCTCGCCTTCGGCATGCCCGAGAGTGCGGGCATCGCGATGGGCTTCGACCGTCTCGCGATGCTGTGCTGCGGCGCCGACGACGTCGAGAGCGTGCTCTGGGCCCCGGTGAGGTAG
- a CDS encoding OmpA/MotB: MSVRRARRAPPDIWPGFVDALSTLLIVVLFLLMVFVLAQFFLGQALSGRDAALAQLGRQVDELANLLSIERKANADLRLNLSQLSSELANASAKAERLEGADDEARKLTADIAALQALKDELEKKIRQADAALGEKDEALAAERKLSEEARAQAALLNHQLEVLREEIARLNAALDASEKLTAEQKIQIANLGQRLNQALASKVAELARYRSEFFGRLREILGNRADVRIQGDRFVFQSEVLFPQGSADLQDAGKAQLDTLARTLIQIAREIPPDLDWVLRVDGHTDKVPIATAQFRSNWELSSARAISVVRYLIAAGLPPNRLVAAGFGEYQPLDPGSGTEALARNRRIEFKLTER, encoded by the coding sequence ATGAGCGTGCGCCGGGCGCGCCGGGCGCCGCCCGACATCTGGCCGGGGTTCGTCGACGCGCTGTCGACGCTCCTGATCGTCGTGCTGTTCCTGCTGATGGTGTTCGTGCTCGCGCAGTTCTTCCTCGGGCAGGCGCTCTCGGGGCGCGACGCGGCGCTCGCGCAGCTCGGCCGTCAGGTCGACGAACTCGCCAACCTGCTGTCGATCGAGCGCAAGGCCAACGCGGATCTGCGCCTCAACCTCTCGCAACTGTCGTCCGAGCTCGCCAACGCCTCGGCCAAGGCCGAACGCCTCGAAGGCGCGGACGACGAGGCGCGGAAGCTCACCGCCGACATCGCGGCGCTCCAGGCGCTCAAGGACGAACTCGAGAAGAAGATCCGTCAGGCCGACGCCGCGCTCGGCGAAAAGGACGAGGCGCTCGCCGCAGAGCGTAAGCTCTCCGAGGAAGCGCGCGCCCAGGCGGCGCTGCTCAACCATCAGCTCGAAGTGCTGCGCGAGGAGATCGCCCGCCTCAACGCCGCGCTCGACGCCTCGGAAAAGCTCACCGCCGAGCAGAAGATCCAAATCGCCAACCTCGGGCAGCGTCTCAATCAGGCGCTCGCCAGCAAGGTCGCCGAACTCGCGCGCTATCGCTCCGAGTTCTTCGGCCGCCTGCGCGAGATCCTCGGCAACCGCGCCGACGTGCGGATCCAGGGCGACCGCTTCGTGTTCCAGTCCGAGGTGCTGTTCCCGCAAGGCTCCGCCGATCTGCAGGACGCGGGCAAGGCGCAGCTCGATACCCTGGCGCGCACCCTGATCCAGATCGCCAGGGAGATCCCTCCGGATCTCGACTGGGTGCTGCGGGTCGACGGCCACACCGACAAGGTGCCGATCGCGACCGCGCAGTTCCGCTCCAACTGGGAGCTGTCCTCGGCGCGCGCGATCTCGGTGGTGCGGTACCTGATCGCCGCGGGGCTGCCGCCCAACCGGCTGGTGGCTGCGGGATTCGGCGAATATCAGCCGCTCGATCCGGGGTCGGGCACCGAGGCGCTGGCGCGCAATCGGCGCATCGAGTTCAAGCTGACCGAGCGTTGA
- a CDS encoding conserved hypothetical protein (Evidence 4 : Homologs of previously reported genes of unknown function), protein MSEYQIFKLVVQSWTQLDKDALHIYVGLAVMFLSALLTGRSLRSPLPWCAVLLAACVGEALDFRDDIRLFGRWHWQGSVHDLWNTLFWPTVILLLARFGVLERLGRRRG, encoded by the coding sequence ATGTCCGAGTATCAGATCTTCAAGCTCGTGGTGCAGTCCTGGACCCAGCTCGACAAGGACGCGCTGCACATCTACGTCGGCCTCGCGGTGATGTTCCTCTCGGCGCTGCTCACCGGCCGCTCGCTGCGCTCGCCGCTGCCGTGGTGCGCGGTGCTGCTCGCCGCGTGCGTGGGCGAGGCGCTGGACTTCCGCGACGATATCCGGCTGTTCGGCCGCTGGCACTGGCAGGGCAGCGTCCACGATCTCTGGAACACCCTGTTCTGGCCGACGGTAATCCTGCTGCTCGCCCGCTTCGGCGTGCTCGAACGCCTGGGCCGCCGGCGCGGCTGA
- a CDS encoding Lysine 2,3-aminomutase — protein sequence MPPRELPELIPPHLRALAARSPAVARQFAPDPREAVTTPDDRDDPIGDHVHSPMPGLVHRYPDRVLLLPTLACAAHCRFCFRRDRVGAKGMSDAEIDAALAYIAARPAIREAILSGGDPLTDPRLATLLGRLDALDSLDWLRIHTRLPVHDPKRALRVAAALPAERRAALWIALHVNHADELTPETRAAIRALQAKGIFLVSQTVLLKGVNDDAETLAALFRALVGLGVKPYYLHHPDRAAGTEHFRVPLARGRAIAESLRATLSGLAQPAYILDIPGGHGKVWATDAFVTPAANGWVARATDGSLHPYPADADTEVAPAEAK from the coding sequence ATGCCGCCGCGCGAATTGCCGGAACTGATCCCGCCGCACCTGCGTGCGCTCGCCGCGCGATCTCCGGCGGTGGCGCGCCAGTTCGCGCCCGACCCGCGCGAGGCGGTAACGACGCCGGACGACCGCGACGACCCGATCGGCGACCACGTCCACAGCCCGATGCCCGGGCTCGTCCACCGCTACCCCGACCGGGTGCTGCTGCTCCCCACCCTCGCCTGCGCGGCGCACTGCCGCTTCTGCTTCCGCCGCGACCGGGTGGGCGCGAAGGGGATGAGCGACGCCGAGATCGACGCCGCGCTCGCCTATATCGCCGCGCGCCCGGCGATCCGCGAGGCGATCCTCTCCGGCGGCGATCCGCTCACCGACCCGCGCCTCGCCACCCTGCTCGGCCGCCTCGACGCGCTCGACAGCCTCGACTGGCTGCGCATCCACACCCGCCTGCCGGTGCACGACCCCAAACGCGCGCTCCGGGTCGCCGCCGCGCTGCCCGCCGAGCGCCGCGCCGCGCTGTGGATCGCGCTGCACGTCAACCATGCCGACGAACTCACCCCCGAAACCCGCGCCGCGATCCGCGCGCTGCAGGCGAAGGGGATCTTCCTGGTGAGCCAGACGGTGCTGCTGAAAGGCGTCAACGACGACGCGGAGACGCTCGCGGCGCTGTTCCGCGCGCTCGTCGGCCTGGGAGTCAAGCCCTACTACCTCCACCACCCCGACCGCGCCGCGGGCACCGAGCACTTCCGCGTGCCGCTGGCGCGGGGCCGGGCGATCGCCGAATCCCTGCGCGCCACCCTTTCGGGGCTGGCTCAACCCGCCTACATCCTCGACATTCCCGGCGGCCACGGCAAGGTGTGGGCCACCGACGCCTTCGTCACCCCCGCCGCAAACGGCTGGGTCGCCCGCGCAACCGACGGTTCGCTCCACCCCTACCCGGCGGACGCGGACACGGAGGTTGCCCCGGCGGAAGCAAAGTGA
- a CDS encoding putative Lysophospholipase (Evidence 3 : Function proposed based on presence of conserved amino acid motif, structural feature or limited homology): MTHRTIRDWFAVAGAALALTLPLPASALVLVGGKGPSVTVDTSVIDAPARRFTLAPQPGGLLVPGERLAPGSRVHLVPPGQSPTRKLTLTPPSGASARRLLPGSGRVVLTPPPGVTPILAPTRSASRRAPTAAEIEAEVSAETAAEPVRAEKPAPITRPAPAPIAKPAPAPVFVAPPAPAPVAELPAEPTPIAPVEPVAPPAAAGVPAPPPPAAPDMPAPPAIAAPEPPPVPAAPAPAPETPRVAAVAPPSVPAVPQPPAAAEATTPTATVALAFEAEDARLNETHRILLKDVVARLSEEPEANVQLLAYAQGENRSKARRLSLSRALAVRSYLLSQDVRNTRIEVRALGDQVPPGGKPDRVDVVIEKP; the protein is encoded by the coding sequence GTGACGCATCGGACGATCAGGGACTGGTTCGCCGTGGCCGGGGCGGCCTTGGCGCTGACACTGCCGCTGCCGGCTTCCGCGCTGGTGCTGGTCGGCGGCAAAGGTCCGTCCGTCACCGTCGACACGTCGGTCATCGACGCCCCCGCGCGCCGCTTCACCCTCGCCCCCCAACCGGGCGGACTGCTGGTGCCGGGCGAGCGCCTCGCCCCCGGCAGCCGCGTCCACCTCGTTCCGCCGGGACAGTCCCCAACCCGCAAACTCACCCTCACGCCGCCTTCGGGCGCCTCCGCGCGGCGCCTGCTGCCCGGGTCCGGGCGCGTCGTCCTCACCCCGCCGCCCGGGGTGACGCCGATTCTCGCACCGACGCGGTCCGCTTCGCGGCGGGCGCCCACCGCCGCCGAAATCGAGGCCGAGGTGAGCGCCGAAACCGCGGCCGAACCCGTCCGCGCCGAAAAGCCCGCGCCTATCACCCGGCCCGCGCCCGCACCGATCGCCAAACCCGCGCCTGCGCCGGTGTTCGTCGCGCCGCCCGCTCCCGCTCCGGTTGCGGAACTGCCCGCCGAACCGACTCCGATCGCCCCGGTCGAACCGGTCGCGCCGCCCGCAGCCGCCGGCGTTCCGGCCCCGCCCCCGCCCGCAGCGCCGGACATGCCCGCGCCGCCCGCGATCGCCGCGCCCGAGCCGCCGCCGGTGCCCGCCGCTCCGGCGCCCGCGCCGGAAACGCCGCGCGTCGCCGCCGTGGCGCCGCCGTCCGTGCCCGCGGTGCCGCAGCCGCCCGCGGCTGCCGAGGCGACGACGCCCACCGCCACCGTCGCGCTCGCCTTCGAGGCGGAGGATGCGCGCCTCAACGAAACCCACCGCATCCTGCTCAAGGACGTCGTCGCCCGCCTGTCGGAAGAGCCGGAGGCGAACGTCCAGCTCCTCGCCTACGCCCAGGGCGAGAACCGCAGCAAGGCCCGCCGCCTGTCCCTCTCGCGCGCCCTGGCGGTGCGTTCCTATCTGTTAAGCCAGGACGTGCGCAACACCCGCATCGAGGTCCGCGCCCTCGGCGATCAGGTACCGCCCGGCGGCAAGCCCGATCGCGTCGACGTGGTGATCGAAAAACCCTGA
- the suhB gene encoding Inositol-1-monophosphatase → MAALSPLLNVMISASRKAARGLARDFGEVENLQVSVKGPSDFVSTADKKAERTLQQELAKARPRFGFLMEEGGEIAGEDTSHRWIIDPLDGTTNFLHGIPQFAISIALERDGQVIAGVVHNPITDELYFAERGQGAFLIAPYTERRLRVSARAQLDLAVVATGIPHRGRGDHPRFLGQLERVMGAVAGVRRMGAASLDLAYVAAGRCDAYWEEALSPWDIAAGVLLVQEAGGVAMATDGSADPMAHGNPLATNRKLQGPMLRLLRGA, encoded by the coding sequence ATGGCTGCCTTGTCTCCGCTGTTGAACGTCATGATCTCCGCCTCGCGCAAGGCCGCGCGGGGTCTCGCGCGCGATTTCGGGGAAGTCGAGAACCTCCAGGTTTCGGTCAAGGGCCCGAGCGACTTCGTCTCCACCGCCGACAAGAAGGCCGAGCGCACCCTCCAGCAGGAGTTGGCGAAGGCCCGGCCGCGCTTCGGCTTCCTGATGGAGGAAGGCGGCGAGATCGCGGGCGAGGACACCAGCCACCGCTGGATCATCGACCCGCTCGACGGCACCACCAATTTCCTCCACGGCATTCCGCAGTTCGCGATCTCGATCGCGCTCGAGCGCGACGGCCAGGTGATCGCGGGCGTCGTCCACAACCCGATCACCGACGAACTCTATTTCGCCGAGCGCGGCCAGGGCGCGTTCCTGATCGCGCCCTACACCGAACGCCGCCTGCGCGTCTCGGCGCGCGCACAGCTCGACCTCGCGGTCGTCGCCACCGGCATTCCGCACCGCGGCCGGGGCGACCATCCGCGCTTCCTCGGCCAGCTCGAGCGGGTGATGGGCGCGGTCGCGGGCGTGCGCCGCATGGGTGCCGCATCTCTCGATCTCGCCTACGTCGCCGCCGGGCGTTGCGACGCCTACTGGGAAGAGGCGCTCTCGCCGTGGGATATCGCCGCGGGCGTGCTCCTGGTGCAGGAAGCGGGCGGCGTGGCGATGGCCACCGACGGCAGCGCGGATCCGATGGCGCACGGCAACCCGCTCGCGACCAACCGCAAGCTCCAGGGGCCGATGCTGCGCCTGCTGCGCGGCGCGTGA
- a CDS encoding conserved hypothetical protein (Evidence 4 : Homologs of previously reported genes of unknown function), with product MRARPKRRAAPVKREIVALSLAARDPRVPWPAKLLAAATVAYAVSPIDLIPDFIPVIGYLDDAILLPLAVWLALWLIPASLMVEVRAEAEQRIEKHSGRKAGWAIGALWLGLAAWAGWVSLREGDLALIINRVVSTRNRLPPVPCCRPDRVEQR from the coding sequence ATGCGGGCGCGGCCGAAACGCCGGGCAGCGCCGGTGAAGCGCGAGATCGTCGCGCTTTCGCTCGCTGCGCGCGACCCGCGGGTGCCGTGGCCCGCCAAGCTGCTGGCGGCGGCGACAGTGGCCTACGCGGTCAGCCCGATCGACCTGATCCCCGATTTCATTCCGGTGATCGGTTACCTCGACGACGCGATTCTGTTGCCGCTGGCGGTGTGGCTGGCCCTGTGGCTGATCCCCGCGTCGCTGATGGTGGAGGTGCGCGCCGAGGCGGAACAGCGGATCGAGAAGCATTCGGGGCGGAAGGCCGGGTGGGCGATCGGCGCATTGTGGCTCGGCCTCGCCGCCTGGGCGGGCTGGGTCTCGTTAAGGGAAGGGGATCTTGCTCTGATAATTAATAGGGTGGTTAGTACGCGCAACAGACTCCCACCGGTTCCTTGCTGCAGACCGGATCGCGTAGAACAGAGGTAA
- the efp gene encoding Elongation factor P — protein MKIQANTIRPGMVLDHNGKQWSVLKIQLIQPGKGGAFIQVEMRDLSSGNKTNERWRTADTVEKLMVEERDCQYLFAEGDLLTFMDKETYDQFTLPKDAVGDPAAFLQDGMDVMVESIEGNPVSCTLPQTVIMEVVEADAVVKGQTASSSYKPGVLANGVRVLIPPFVAAGDRIVVNTADATYVERAKG, from the coding sequence ATGAAAATCCAAGCCAACACGATCCGCCCCGGCATGGTCCTGGACCACAACGGCAAGCAGTGGTCGGTTCTCAAGATCCAGTTGATCCAGCCCGGCAAGGGCGGCGCCTTCATCCAGGTCGAGATGCGCGACCTGTCGAGCGGCAACAAGACCAACGAGCGCTGGCGCACCGCCGACACCGTCGAGAAGCTGATGGTGGAGGAGCGCGACTGCCAGTATCTGTTCGCCGAGGGCGACCTCCTGACCTTCATGGACAAGGAAACCTACGACCAGTTCACCCTGCCGAAGGACGCGGTGGGCGATCCGGCCGCGTTCCTCCAGGACGGCATGGACGTGATGGTGGAATCGATCGAGGGCAACCCGGTGTCCTGCACCCTGCCGCAGACCGTGATCATGGAAGTGGTCGAGGCCGACGCGGTGGTGAAGGGGCAGACCGCCTCCTCCTCCTACAAGCCGGGCGTGCTCGCCAACGGCGTGCGGGTGCTGATTCCGCCGTTCGTCGCCGCCGGCGACCGCATCGTGGTGAACACCGCCGATGCCACCTACGTCGAGCGGGCGAAGGGCTGA
- the rpmE gene encoding 50S ribosomal protein L31: protein MKKDIHPAYQALKVIMTDGTEFVTRSTKGGPDAVMRLDIDPKSHPAWTGVHRLNESGGQLAKFNKRFAGFGRKA from the coding sequence ATGAAAAAAGACATCCATCCGGCCTATCAGGCGCTGAAGGTCATCATGACGGACGGCACCGAGTTCGTGACCCGCTCCACCAAGGGCGGCCCGGACGCGGTGATGCGTCTCGACATCGACCCGAAGTCCCATCCCGCGTGGACCGGCGTTCACCGTCTCAACGAGAGCGGCGGGCAGCTGGCGAAGTTCAACAAGCGCTTCGCGGGCTTCGGCCGCAAGGCGTAA
- a CDS encoding conserved hypothetical protein (Evidence 4 : Homologs of previously reported genes of unknown function) encodes MTPRHEQTQHTLETRGQGLYPLGGSIDRWLREIGAETGLVTAFCRHTSASLTIQENADPDVLADLAEAFARLVPDDAPWYRHREEGPDDMPGHIRTALTDVSLSIPVHEGAMTLGTWQEVYLFEHRRRPHRRCVVFHYAGY; translated from the coding sequence ATGACGCCGCGCCACGAACAGACCCAGCACACCCTTGAGACCCGCGGCCAGGGCCTCTATCCGCTGGGCGGCAGCATCGACCGCTGGCTGCGCGAGATCGGTGCGGAAACCGGCCTGGTGACGGCGTTCTGCCGCCACACCTCGGCGTCGCTGACGATTCAGGAGAACGCCGACCCCGACGTTCTGGCCGACCTCGCGGAAGCCTTCGCCCGGCTCGTGCCCGATGACGCGCCCTGGTATCGCCACCGCGAGGAAGGGCCGGACGACATGCCCGGCCACATCCGCACCGCGCTCACCGACGTCTCCCTGAGCATCCCGGTTCACGAGGGCGCGATGACCCTCGGCACCTGGCAGGAGGTCTACCTGTTCGAGCACCGCCGCCGCCCCCACCGCCGGTGCGTGGTGTTCCACTACGCCGGATATTGA